Below is a genomic region from Aricia agestis chromosome 16, ilAriAges1.1, whole genome shotgun sequence.
gttttgagtCTTTTTATCAAATCTGAAACTTGAAACCTGAAACACTTTTGCAGTTTTCACAGACCCATTTTTCTTTTCACCCACTTTTCACCACTTTGGATCCTAAATCAacttttagaaaaaatatttccatttcaacctttacttattaaaataaaatccatCGTTGGTTTTTCTCCTGTCTGGCCCTTTTGTTGGCGTAGATTATTCTTTGGTAAACTTACGTGCGATTGTTCTAAAATcgaagtttaaaaattaaaaaaaaaactggtaaGTAATTCGACAAGTTTTTGAGGCAAGCTCCAATATTATGCCATTTAGCGActtgttatgtcaaatcccaaaCAATTCTGATTTCTAACTTTGCCGCTAAAATGGAAATTGTCCAAGAACCTAAAACCTTTCCAACCGTCTTTCCACCAAGAACTCCCCTTAAATCTTCAGCGtgcaaaacttttatttactccaataaaaaaacataatactatATCATACTATTCTTTCAGATTGTATTCGCCGTTCTCGCCGTGGCCTGCGCTGAGGAGGCCAAGAAGACCGAGAAGCGCGGCCTGTCCGGCCTCGGTTACGGAGGCCTGGGCTACAGCGGCCTCGGCGTCGGACACGGCGCCGGCTTGGGCTACGGCGGCTACGGTGGTTACGGCGGTTACGGCGCCGGTTACGGCTACGCCGGTAAGTTTAGCTGGCTAAGGGTCAATTTtcaacataacaaattcaaccttaactgcAAAGCGAGACACATTGATCCTTCCGAGATTTTAAAAAGACATGCGCATTCTCGCGACTTCGCGCGTCTGCCAAAGAATTCTATTCAGTTTAAATAGGAGTCTTTGGCGTCTGCGTACTGCTAGTAGGGGTAAGCatagttaaaaaaagttattacacTCGTATCATTGAAAACACTCTTTTCGAGATAAATTCTTACCGAGGCATACGAAAAAGTTTTTGATTTTaacagtaataatattgttagcACTGGCAATGCAATTTGCCTGGTCAGATAACAGTTTTTGGCTTACAATTGAAAGTGTTTTCGTATTAGAttacattttcaaaatttatgaaattatttatgGACTAAATAAACACACATAATTCCTAAACATAATAAGTTAATGACCGTGATGGCAAAGATCATTGAACTAAATGCTTATTTCGCGGTTGAACGCTCTgatctattattatcaatcgATTGTCTtaacattacatattataatttataatattatgtaagtatattatatcagttatttctgataaaaaaataacatataaaacTCTATAGACTGTATAGTGTGTACAACAACAAGTATAAAACTTTACAGTATAAATGTTTTACAGTacaattattaaacaaataagcttttaacataataatatagaattcAGTCGACTAACTATTCACACTAGTTAAGAAATTTCATAGTTAAGTGCGCCAAGTTAGAGCAAATTGACCGAAGTCTTTCCAAGTTGGTAACTGTATTCAAAGAGTCCAGAAATTTACATTCTGCagtgaataaaatattacccgaaaagtgaaatattaattttggtgCAGTAATTCTTAAAATTACACTGCTTTCATACTAAGGCATGTttttcaaagattcaaagatgTTTATTGCAAACCAAGTAATATACATTTTTCGTAATTCGTAATTAAAACTACAAAACCAATTTTTCGGAACTTTTGAAAATATATCAAACCATGGCATACGACATACTTAGCtacctttatatattttatatgttatatacagagtgttataaagactaaaatataaaacattttattataatatacatgcaAAGTGTGCatcaagcataatattataaactttttagTATCACAAAACTAAATTCTATATCAGAGGTACCGAACCATTGGCACTTCTTAGTAGAGAGAAAAGAgcataaaaattatactttgcTTTCATGTGAAATAGATAGCAAAAGTTATTGAGTGTATGTACTTGTTATCTTTTAgcgtcaaaactactgaatataTTTTGATCAAACTTATGGTAACAGGCTGTGCCTTGAACACATCAACTTTTTATCCAAAAAAAACTGCAGTGTTCCTTTAAGATAGACGAATGCATTATTTATAacctgaaaaagattgggaagcACTGGCCTACTTAGAGTACAAAAGTCTCTCCCGTGCTTCGAACTCATTAGCTACAGCCATTACAACTGCATACGTCTCCGTAGAGTAcatacacaatataaatatattatacagtaggGCACCTCAATCGTGGAGATAAAACCCATTCtaagtgtctaagcacactatgCCGTGTAACTTTGAATTACCGATGGGCGATgatacaccatgccgaaattccgtcgcgttatattgtatgcgtttgacattgctgacgtaatcatgcggaatttccgccgcggaaaccaaactttgagtcccgggacctGTCCCCttacaggatactttttgtcccgcaaaaatgcacggttcccgagcgataaacgaattttggcgcaatagagtcgtgggcgtcatctagtcactCAATAAAAAGACAAGTTTTATAACATGTGACTTAAAATCAAACTCGTTcgacacaaaaataatttcaacgTGTGGGAAACGTGATTCTGCATTATTTTGCTCTCTTAACTAAAACAAACCAAGTACGCATAACTAGGGCAAGTCTATCAATTCAATTAGAATTTTTTGTTTAGTAAATAATGTTCAgctttaaaaaatcattatcatattaatttatgtcaaaaaatgcatcgcattgcATCAATCATCACGATTTTATGTGACGTTTGGGTGGTCAAGAATGATGGTGAACTACTGTATATACTTGTATTGTGGCACAAGTTTACAGTTTACTTTTAAAACCTCTTAGATGTCGCTCGTAatttttcaaagttagaaacgtACAGCCAGAAAAAGAGAATCAGAATTTTCCACACAAAGTTATCTGAAATACTATTTTTCCAAAACTGAAAGTTATCATTATTACTTAGCTCTTAgcgacgcctccgtggtccaatggttaagagcgtggctcttgactccgaGGCgttggttcgattcccgcgttggaaacatgttatttccaagtttggttaggacaatgccagctgatcacctgattgtttgacaagtaagatgatccatgcgtcggatgggcatgtaaaaagtcggtcctgtgcctgatctctcgccagtcgtgtcggtcttccgtcccactgggttatgagagtaaaggaatagagagtgctcctgtgtactgcgtacacacttgggcactataaaattactactgcgtacctggcctggtggtttcaataaaaccggccaccgtcaccaaaaccggtgagGGTATTAGTATTAGCTCTTAGCTGTAAACTTGTATACAATGCTCATAAAGTCACGCTAAAATCATACTTTTTGCCACTGCAGAAGTATATACTTACTCTATGTCTTTGACCCCAAATCGGAGCACAAGCAATCGTAACAGCTATctcctaattattattatatattttaataaacattaattgtAGGACGCCGTAgtatttacaataaatacatataaattactTTGTCAGTCTGTGTGTCCCATGATAATTTTCCTTGGTATTTTTGTCCACTTTTGTTAGTCCaagattttttactattttgttgACCGTAGAAGTCGTTATGTGGAGAGTCCTTCGACATACGGAAGACTATCACTGTTTAAGACTTGAGACCCCGTTAATTAGAAACCTTAGCTGAAAACTTTACTACTAGAAGTTTAGATTTTCCATTTAAAGGCAGCCATTTGTAATCCATCGTTTCGAATTTCGATCTATCGCTAACAATTAAACTGGTTCatttttagacataaaatataggtaattagaaaatatgtacttaatacCATTTTATTAACCTCAGACAAAAGCAGACTGTCTGTATGTTCATAGCGTTGTAACTCTCAAACacatgaaccgattttactcACTTGCCTTACCTTATTACTTAGCAAAGAAACACTATAATTACTATTCTCAGGATCAGTTCAAATTCCAATGTGAAGCGACGAAGCGATGAATTTTTACATTAgccattcaaaactgaactttatttagtacacaagaagaTATACATTGCATTGACAGACTGGGCTGCCTGTTCCAATTTCGAATGTCTCATTTCTTCTTCGttcaacttcgttgcgccaaattacgcttatcgcgcggaaaccgaacatttttgTTTGGGATTTATTTGGGGTGaagatcctatgtcctttcccgggactcaaagtatcttcataccaaatttcagcaaaatcagttcagcggtttgggcgtgaagaggtaacagacagacagccagacagctaGTATGGATCGTCTCGTCACGTTGCATTGGCCTCAAAACGTATTcctctagtttttttttgtttattcgaCTGGATCTCTAGCAAGGCTGAGCTAAGACCTCAGTTAGTTTTAGGTCATCAATGTCCGTCTATTGTCGCCGTGCGAACAGCCCTTGGCACACAAACAAACATAATCACAGTAATTGTTATCACATGTAATGAATGAATCCATTTTTTGTAATTGCTTGTTATATTAGTAAGGACATACATCGTGTATTGTATGAGAATACAATTAAGAATGCTTGTATGAAAACATTGTTTGGTTAAAAATGGGAACTCTTTGCACTATTATCAAAATTATGTAGagacacaaaaattataaactccagatcgaggcacaaaactatagataaaatgtcaaaatgtgtatgaaattatgtgcctcgttattttcattataaaattattacttagtgCTAGTGTGAATTTCGCCAAAAGGCAGCTGAAATCCAAAATTAGAGGACCAAAAACTTTGTTTATATCTCGACGTCGATAAAAGCTAACACTTTATTATAAAAGTACCCTAATGAATCCAAATTAACATTTTCTGTATTGCTAAGCGGGGAACGTTGTGTCGTCACCAGCCAAACGCTAAATGTATGTCTTTAGCtaagtatacagtatacagtccGATTTCCGCAGCTGCAGTCACCAATTTCATATTCAACCTATATTGGCATTGTTAGCACATACTTCTATCAGAGTATTCTATGTCATTTGGACACCCACATAACCCAACCACATTAAGCAGATCTGCCATCTGCttaatttggttgggttatggcAAGGTTTGAACCGATATCTCTGAGAGTACGttagggattttttttttattaaataagggggcaaacgagcaaacgggtcacctgatggtaagcaactaccgtcgcccatggacactcgcaacatcaaaagagctgcaggtgcgttgccggccttttaagaggtacaATATACACACGATACACAGCACATTTGCACAGCAATCTTAAAGTTGCCTCCTCCATTTTTGCACAGCAATCTTAAAGTTCTGTGCAACTTATACCACTAGTATTCTAACCCCTAACCCTTCCACAGCACCAGTAGCGGTCAGCAAGGTAGCGTAcaccaccgcccacggcctcggCTACGGCGGATACGGTGCGGGATACGGCGCCGGACTGTCCGGATACGGCCACGGATACAGCGGCCTCGGCTACTCCGGCCTCGGTAATTCCATTGTTGCTATCATTAGTCGCATTTGGGGAGTGTCTGCGAAATTGTCTAAGAAGACGTTTCGATGTAATAATTTAACTTGTAATAATTCACTTGCAGGATAGTATGTTCTTATACAAAGGACAATTTACATATAAATGCAtagtttgtattttaaattaacatttagaAACCTTTTTTCCACTGTGACATAGGATTCCCTTGGGATGAATATGTTCTTGTTTTACATTTAACTGTCTCACGCTGAGAGTCTTTGCATTCAAATACATTTACTAAGACTACTGGTTGAACACTAAAATGATGCTTACAATAAGATGATGATTATTGTAAgcatcattttatattttatgcgtaTCAATTCAACCAATCAAACATTGTAACTTTTGATATATTAGACACAAATCCTGAAAATCAAAAAGCCTTGGTTAAGGTCTTAaagtaatgtattttattatatttatatttttctaaaattaatgttcattatttattaattaaacatgATCTTTTTTCTTTAGGCGGCTACAGCGGTAGCGGATACTACCCGGGTTACTCTGGCGTAGGCTACTCGGGCATCGGCTACTCCGGATACGGACACGGCCTCGGCGGATACGGCGGACATGCCGGATACGGCGGCTACGGACAATACTAGACCCTGCTTCCAACGTGTTAATACTCGGACTAGAATAAGTTTTGTAAATTTCTTACTCCACTTCGGGTACTCCCCGCTCTGTGATATCTACAACGatgtaaatatgtaataaatatgactatatgtatataaaaatgtattttattacaattttgtcTCTGGAAAGGTggaccaataataatttatattaacaaTACACACGTTTTATGATAGCTAAAACCTACGAACTAAAACACTagctttcttttttttcaaaacattttgtGATAAGTAAATAGTATCACAACATAATATACTACTGAATTATCACAAAATATTCACACTTCTCAGTATGTCTCCTTAAATgcaattttagtaaaatttaaaaCGAGTTTAATTAACGACTATGCACCATAGAAGGCCACTttcctttgaaggccaactGTTAAAAAGTCGTAGTTATCGTCATGGTAATACATATCCTTTCTACTACACACTTAGACCCATCAAACTTAAGGCCACAAACGCGGCGGCGAGTCGATTGCGCCGCTATTGTggcagtgagatctcactgtttgtagactttggttgtcgaggctacaattgtaatttctgcaccctgaaaaactttagtttttagttaCATAACCTTTATCTATCTCAAAAGGGCCAACTAAAGATTTGATAGTTGGCCTTTCTAGGGAACATGAATTTTACAAGGAAATCTCAAAATCATTAACATATACCCAGTTTTTttagttacttttttttatgaaataagggggcaaacgagcaaacgggtcaccaggtggaaagcaacttccgtcacccatggacactcgcagtatcagaagagctgcgggtgcgttgccggccttttaagagggaatagggtaatcggGGAgcttagggaagggaagggaataggggagggtagggaagggaatagggtaggggtttgggcctccggtaaactcactcactcggcgaaacacagcgcaagcgctgtttcacgccggttttctgtgagaacgtggtatttctccggtcgaaccggcccatttgTGCTTCGGCATGGcgtctcccacgtatatatataaatgcgtaccgttacaattaaaataatgttgtttttataaCATCTTTACTTATTAGGATTATTAAACTTTACACGCATATTGAACATTTTGACCATATAAGGAACGGGCTCATAAGAAGGCcattttagattaaaaaaaaatttgatggcATTATAAAACGCATTGGCAATTAGTTATAAGGTGTCAGTGTGATACTCATTActactatttttaaagaatttccattaatatattcttagttataagatgatgttcaagcaatgttcgttacagttttttttaatatattgagCACTTAATGTGTTgcttaattgaaagaaattgtaatgtcgttttagtaaatgcaaataaataaatacttgtaacaatattttcaagttaagcgactgatgtataatattagccttgtttggagctgtgttccttgcaaggccatttggaagagcttaacaaaacttaaatttattaaatggctattgaagccaggttaaaaagagatttataatatgataccttacaaaacagagcattacttgataatttgttttcttaatttatttagttaataaacgaaTTACAAGCACTATCCCGATAGAGTGGCCTTACATGGTTCAGGGTCCTTACTCGGCGTCCACGTAgatattaaaatagttttttttttttttataaaatataaattatgtgcAAGTTCTATAAAACTTAACTAAAatagtttgtttttaaattgaGTAAACGTtaaaagatttataataacataaaaaataaattggttCACTTTAGTAAACAACTCAAAGGAATAAAACGatttctttttttacagagcAATCACAGAAAAACTAAAGCAATTCCGagagtttttaataattacctATTTGTTCTATTGCGTAATTACTATACTTACATTGAACATTTCGCTGGTTTGGATTCTATACCAATCGAAAGTATGATGCCCGTAGAATATGTTCAAACGTTAAGTTGTCTATTTTTTTCCTGTCACAACTCTTGGGTAGGCAGGTAAATCGATACTGGTACCGGTCTGGTTAATGCTTAATGCATATTCAGACACAAAATTACagtccagttttttttttttagaaagtaaaaaaaagtatgaaGCTCGTAGATAATACGGGCTTCATACTTTCGATTGGTATGGAATTTGTCTATTAACCAAAcctgaaaaatgtaaaaaaaaattgggctaCAATTTTTTACTCAACCCACTTGCAATAAATTTGTTGATATAGGTAcgtaattgaatataaaatactaatcatccattaaccagctcggtgaaggtcctTCTATGAAGGGATCCTAGGCGAtatatttggtcggattatttactatattatgtGCTAGTCGGTCTCTGTTCCTTAGCATAATATTCCTTACCTCCACATTGGAGGTTTAGGTCACCTGTTCAATATTTTCTTGCACAActcttttcaaaataaaaattcttgAAAATTTAGATTTGTAGTGACTAGTTTTCAAAAAATCCATCGAAATAAGTCTTCAACACAGTGTGGTTTTTATACTCGTCGTCTAGTTAGCGCCTGCAAAAAAAGAATAGCAAAAACGCGAGCCCGCACACAGTAAAGCATTGCACAGGCACAGCTGCGggctaaaattaaaaacacagccagatagagtaagagccagcgacagccaggttttcgttattttataaaaactgaaTTGTATAaccaaaattaatattaatataaatgcgaaagtgtgtatgtctgtccgtcttcatGCCCAATCCGCTgtactgattttgctgaaatttggcatggaaataatttgagtcccgggaaaggacataggatgtttattgtcccggaaaaatgtacgatccccgcgcgagttttggcgcaacctcgcggacgtcatctagtgatctatctaaattctaagaGATAAGAACGACAAGCAACTATGGAGTTACGGTTGTGACTCGCGGTAACTTTAGGCgttccagttctgaaggtccaATTAACCTTCAATCAAGTaagttttatcttattttcttcagAATAACCTTCAGAACTGTTCTTATACTAAAGTAACCGCGAACGAAATTCtctagttgctggtcgttctcaCCTCAATAGAATATAGCTAGTCATATACAGGAAATTTTTTTAGCTTTTTCAAAATAACGAAAGTctagctgtcgctggctcttgggccaGACATGTACGGTTACAAATTGGTACACTTTGTAAAAGTGCGAGTGTAGGAGTGACTCGGGTACAATTGCAACAAATTACAATAAGTTAGAAAGCTTTAATATAATTCATACCAGTCTATGCTAATATAACAAATACTGGTGTGTCTTTTAGTCCttctatcatattttttatttacgctTAGGCtttttacagacgaacggcacttgtcgacgacacgcgtcgacggcagccgtcaacACCGTCGACAACAAGTGCCGGTCGTCTATAAGAAGCCTTAGATGCTGTACTATTGTCTATTTTTGAcgaaattatgtaaaattatgcGATTATTAAGAGAGTCCGAGAGATGATAAACGattgtttttatcccggaaaatgcacAATGCCGTCAAAGGCTATTCTATGTCCGTCTTTTATAGTAAGTATCTtcatatgaaatttcatcataTTGGTGTGATAGTTTTTTTAAGCATAAAGcaatttgtaaaatttgtatggactctattttaaataacataattcATAAAACATCTTTGCAGTcctaataaaattaaaccttacgaataataaaaacattaaaccTAAAGAAAGTGGTCATTTTgaggttaaaatattattatattaatccgTTTAAGCCTTAACCCTTTATTTACAATCCGTTCAAAGGCTAATTCGTAATTATCATTACTTAGTTATCAAAGTAAATTAaaagatatttaattataaagggTCAAAGTATAGCCCCGAGCTTAGGTACAGTTCATTAATATTTCTGATTGACTTGAAATGGGCATGTGATTTGAAGctaaactattttttatataaataaggaggcaaacgagcaaacgggtcacctgatggaaagcaattaccgtcgcccatggacactcgaaacATCAcacgagctgcaggtgcgttgccggccttttaagagggaatacgctttcttcttgaaggtttgcaagtcGTATTGTCAGTCAGGAgtcagttcgttccagagttttactaaTGCCCGgtttcaaaagttttttttgttaatgaaataagggggcaaacgagcaatacgggtcacctgatagaaagcaacttccgtcgcccatggacactcgcagcatcagaagagctgcaggtgcgtcgttggcggccttttaagagggaatagggtaataggggagggtagggatgagaagggaaggggaGGATAGgtaagggaattgggcctccggtagactcaTTCCCAACTAGCAAAATTTGGTTATATAAGTTTCGAGACAACGTTTTGGTCATGACTTGAGGTCAGGCCTTTTTGGTTATATAGCATTCGCATTAACCTTTATATGACGCGAAATAGGCGCaaaatatacagaatgtaacaaaaataaatgataatactttaaagtgTGTACGTGTGTACAAGgaatgtagagagttcactgtgaaagtagcagcgctgaaagaccaaaaatttttttcacttttgtatggggaaactcgtgacgctcgggccgttgcccatacaaaagtgaaattttttttcgtctttcagcacttctactttcacagtgaactctctacaaggaacacgtacactccctaaagtattatcacttatttttgttacaccctgtataactatTGTTTGCATAGCGATCGTGTCATGGTCGTTTTAGTGGCTAAATATTCGTATAGCAGTCGTAAAGTGATCAATTGTATAACCGTTTCCTCGTATTGTGATCCAGTAGACGTTGTATAAACATTGGGAAGTAGTCATCAGGATTACTTTCTTGCGGATACTAATTGTTTTACAGTTCTGTTGAAGTAAGATAAAAGAAAAAGTAGCCATCATGTTAAGGGAAATTAAATTTCTCGACGATTGTATATacgttttttaacaaatatttaacgCCCCTTTCGAAtaattgcaaaataatatttatgaatttaatttaatctaaGATTACCTGTTATTTTACAATTACACGATTTTAGGTAATGATGATGACTTGTATATTATGTCTCATGACTATAAGTCGCTTAACttaccatttatttattttatcatccgCCATTTTGGGTACCGTAACAAAGTGGAAACCCATGCATTTTATCGAATTCTCAATATGGTGATAATTTCTgatgtcgattttttttaactaattaaCGATTTGAAGTAATTGGAAAGTTCTATATTTTAGGGATCCGTgccaaaaaggtaaaaacgggaccctataattactaagacttcgatgtctgtctatccttctgtctgtccatctgcctGTCTTCAGGAGCTgacaagaaccgctatagctcgacttatgaaatgttcacagattttgtattgTTGTTGCCGCTAgaaggaaaaataataaaaacaatatattatttatatatttaaggagggctaccatatttaaataaacatgaatatttggccttttttgctctaaactAGGCGTTCCGCgaggcttcgcccgcataaattaggaatttcacggaaaccgtacatttttcacaaATTAATAACCCAAGTTTCACGTAGTTTACTATgtatatttgtgccaaatataAAAACTGCTTTAGTAGTCCGTGAGATATTAAGACCTTTTAAATAACTTtccttggttttttttttacattttcctctgagtcttagcgtgataaaatatagcatataccCTTccacgataaatgggctatcaaacattgaaaga
It encodes:
- the LOC121734776 gene encoding keratin-associated protein 6-2-like isoform X1; this encodes MKFLIVFAVLAVACAEEAKKTEKRGLSGLGYGGLGYSGLGVGHGAGLGYGGYGGYGGYGAGYGYAAPVAVSKVAYTTAHGLGYGGYGAGYGAGLSGYGHGYSGLGYSGLGGYSGSGYYPGYSGVGYSGIGYSGYGHGLGGYGGHAGYGGYGQY
- the LOC121734776 gene encoding glycine-rich protein-like isoform X2, which codes for MKFLIVFAVLAVACAEEAKKTEKRGLSGLGYGGLGYSGLGVGHGAGLGYGGYGGYGGYGAGYGYAAPVAVSKVAYTTAHGLGYGGYGAGYGAGLSGYGHGYSGLGYSGLGNSIAATAVADTTRVTLA